The sequence AAGATGAACTACCTATAAAAATGAGTCATACGCCTTAGACCCCGAGATCAAaatgactatttttttaaagtaataataaaattattttatgtctattttaacaaacaaaaagatatactatattgtttaatatatttgtcttttttcgATTTGTTTCGAAACAttaaaaaatgtttctttttaaagatcaatttttagattataatatatttgaacatATATGTCTTTAGCTTACAACCATAATATTCAATTCCAATttctgaaaaagaaaattaaagttgaaCGACAAAACAATTTAGTTTCTCGAGTCTAATCTCATGCTCATCATGGTTCAAGTAGAAATAATGGGAAGCCAATGATTTTCAAAATGGAATCGAAAACATCGGATTCGGCGCTAAGATATTTGATGACGAACAAGTAAATGTTAAATTTGTGTTCTCGATTTCGGATTCCAATATTTGATAATGAATACTCTATAAATTAATGTGCAAAATCTGTGTTTGAAGATATTGTCAAAAGTTTGACATATTTAATGGGGAGGCAAACTTTTAAAATACGTGTTATTGTTTTTTAGGATTGACGGATATGACTCAATGCCTTTAAAAATGAGACATACACCTTAGGCTCAAAAATCGAAATGACTAGTTtttaagtaataataaaattattttaagtctATTTTAANNNNNNNNNNNNNNNNNNNNNNNNNNNNNNNNNNNNNNNNNNNNNNNNNNNNNNNNNNNNNNNNNNNNNNNNNNNNNNNNNNNNNNNNNNNNNNNNNNNNNNNNNNNNNNNNNNNNNNNNNNNNNNNNNNNNNNNNNNNNNNNNNNNNNNNNNNNNNNNNNNNNNNNNNNNNNNNNNNNNNNNNNNNNNNNNNNNNNNNNNNNNNNNNNNNNNNNNNNNNNNNNNNNNNNNNNNNNNNNNNNNNNNNNNNNNNNNNNNNNNNNNNNNNNNNNNNNNNNNNNNNNNNNNNNNNNNNNNNNNNNNNNNNNNNNNNNNNNNNNNNNNNNNNNNNNNNNNNNNNNNNNNNNNNNNNNNNNNNNNNNNNNNNNNNNNNNNNNNNNNNNNNNNNNNNNNNNNNNNNNNNNNNNNNNNNNNNNNNNNNNNNNNNNNNNNNNNNNNNNNNNNNNNNNNNNNNNNNNNNNNNNNNNNNNNNNNNNNNNNNNNNNNNNNNNNNNNNNNNNNNNNNNNNNNNNNNNNNNNNNNNNNNNNNNNNNNNNNNNNNNNNNNNNNNNNNNNNNNNNNNNNNNNNNNNNNNNNNNNNNNNNNNNNNNNNNNNNNNNNNNNNNNNNNNNNNNNNNNNNNNNNNNNNNNNNNNNNNNNNNNNNNNNNNNNNNNNNNNNNNNNNNNNNNNNNNNNNNNNNNNNNNNNNNNNNNNNNNNNNNNNNNNNNNNNNNNNNNNNNNNNNNNNNNNNNNNNNNNNNNNNNNNNNNNNNNNNNNNNNNNNNNNNNNNNNNNNNNNNNNNNNNNNNNNNNNNNNNNNNNNtatatatatatatatatatatatactaatcgGTTTGTTTCAAAACATTAcagaatatttttttcatggatcaacttttaaatttaattttcatataatatgtttaagaccacgatatcaaaaaatattttggtataTAACTTTGagcatttagtttcaatttctgaagaattttttgaagataaaattatCGAAGAACAACTTAGTTTTTCGAGCCTTTCCTTATGCTCGTCATGGTTCAAGGAGAAACAATGGAAAGCCAAGGActtttaaaatagaataacaTGGATACACATCGGATCCGACATTAAGATCATTGAGGACTACTCTTCTCGACCAACAAGTAAATGTTGAATTTATGTTTTCGAttccaaattttgatatttgataatgaatatataatataaatgttaGTCCAAAAAAGAGGGTTTATGAgcattaatttatcaattatcctgttaaaaaaaaattattgaatctcagataaaataaaataattaatatttaggcCTCCAATTTGCTTTAGGTCACTAATGCTTTAGGGGAATGATTTTTCAAGGgataataaaagtaactaggattTTGTAATATATAGAGTCGTTAAAATGAATTCGATCGATTCAATATGAAACTTTACGGGTTTTAACATGCTTATCATTTTCTATGGAATTGGGTATGATGATAATTTGTTTTAGGGATACTAGAGTTAactataattttgtattatatagaaatactAGAGTTAACTACGAAATGGATTGGACCACTTCAATACGGTGCTTTCATGGGCTTTAAGATGcttgatattttctttgaaagACTTTCTAAATGGGTAAAATTGCACATATagttcattttgaaattttcattcGAATTCTGACTTAACGTGCAAAATCTGTATCCAAAGATACAaatttattgaatataaaattctGAATTAACAAATTTGGAGTTTTCTTTGAAAGACCTTCAGAACAGGTGAAAGTGCATATATACTTTATTTTGGAATCCCAATTTAAGTTACTActcaagtttaaattttttttgtaagtttagTCAATAATTGTTGTGCAAAAATTTGCGTGATGAAAAATTCGTCGAAAATTGACATATTTAGTGGACAcaaaaatttattgaatataaaattttgaatttaacaaGTTTGGAGTTTTCTTTGAAAGACCTTCAGAATAGGTGAAAGTGCATATATACTTGATTTTGGAATCCCAATTTAAGTTACTACTcaagtttaaattattttttgtaagtttAGCAATAATTGTCGTGCAAAAATTTGCATGATGAAAAATTCATCGAAAATTGACATATTTAATGGacacaaaaattttcaaaatacatacatatttaCTCAATCCTTTTGACTGTTTATaaacttgttcaactttatgatgttgatgtttcttttttcttcttttggtgtTGTGTTTCAAAAACACTTTCAATTCAATGACCTTCTTGTTTGAAAGTACTTTTATTTGGAATATGATAGAATTTGCTAAGAATTTTTCTTCCATCGAAATATcccataaataatatatttcaaaatatgattttattctCACTAATCTAATATGTTTCGTCAGTAATATTTATATTGGTGTTCAGAAAGAAGTTGTTGTTTGATGTAGTTAAAAAGTGGAATAAACTTTGATATTGATTGAAAATAGTATACTCGTTGAAACTAGTTTCGACTGATTTAAAATTGATTGTAAATAGCTTTGAAGGATtaaaaattgattgaaaataGTTCTTTACACGAACACGCAAATCATGCAAAATCAATGAGGCCTTGATACCGCAAATCCTACAAGATCATTAATCATTCTTAATGTGTTAAGTAAGGAAACTACTCCTTCTGTCCATTTTCACTTGTCCAACATCGATATGATACATCTCTTAAGGAacaattaaaagaataaattttattttaatacatCACCTTTTGAATCAAtgtatttaatgaaaaatatattggaAAATGACTACAATAAATGGtaataatcaatttaattatgaaaatatttgtaaaatccTTAAATTGTTCAATAAAATGGCGAAATCATTTCTActtcttcttgaaaaaaatcaaaacgagttaaaaaataatcatttatctcatttctttaaaaaagaagggaaaaaaggAAAACTATCATATTATTGTGCTTtgtttttaacttaaaaatatattactttatctGTCCCACTTTATACgatttactttcctttttaatcaGTTCCAATATAATGACACATTTCTATGTTTACTAATGATTTAACCTTAAAATGCTCATTTACCCTCAATGAAATGATTTCTAGtcacacatatatttataacttatattaaaccataaatttcaaaaatcttcaTTTCTTCCTAAACTTCGTATCAAGTCAAACTAACTCATATTATATATTAGGACAGAGAGTGTCATAATCATGGAAACAAATTTCTTAATTCTAAAATCTATCTTGAAGAAGTGATattataaaagataatttagCTAAGAGCTTATCAGTAAATCttcatttatttactttttataattatttaaagaaagtaaaaaagatgataataaaaatgaaattatatctACTATGACTTATATTTGACTATTTGCTTACCAAAAGGAATAGTGTACACAATTAAGTTGTGCCTTTACTATAAAAATCTATAAATCTATCGAATTTATTAAAGCTAAAACGATATTTCGAATAGGAAGAATTTTACGTAAATCAAACTATCTCACccttaattaaacaaaaaaaagaaatgaaattaaatCTAGCTttacattaacattttcatctATTACACctaaagaacaaaaataaaaaggttaaaattatctttaatgTATCTATCGCAaacaattaatacaaaaaacatCGATTTCTCATGTCAATCTTCTATTccgaataatataattttctaaatttgatatgaattttatttaatatctgATTCTTCAGATATTCCACtccattttttcattctttctgaTGCTTGTGCCACctgaaataaaaaaacaaaatggttttattattttacaataaaaaaacCAATAAAACCTTACTTCAAAtttgtaaaatgaaataaaataaaaagattactTCTAGAATATGTAATTACTATCTTaacgaagaaaataaaattacctCTTCGTTCCAATTGGTTTTGTATACTATAACACAGAGAATTATTGTTTGCAAAAAAGTTCCAAAAATCATGCCCATCCATATTCCCTacagaaaagagaaaatataaaatgaaaagcGAAAATGTAGACAATTTATCCAAACACAAACATCAATAGTTTACTCGGAATAACTTTATCGTTATTTCAAAGTTCCCTCCTAAAACTCAAACTCAAGCTAGTGTTCGAGTTTTGACCATACATttagttgaaacttgaaaaaaaaagaacgagTTTTAGAAGTGGtgttaaaaaatagtttttggcAATTTGAAGTTATGTTTGGACAtgcattttatttgttttgcgAGTAGACgtgaaatttcatccaaaaactagcttaatagaattttttttagaaaactgACCAAATTTCATGAACAAATAATGTTCAAAATTATACATATGCGTTCCTTAACTTGACTTCAGTtgcccttcaactttgaacGTGCagaaatagacacttaaacttgtataaagttgaacaagtagatAGTGTCCTATGTGCCAATTCACGTGAGACACACCCAAACTGATTTGCATAATGCCATATAGGACGCAAATGTGCCTAtatgttcaactttatataaatttaggTAATTGTGCAGATTCAAAATTGAAGTCCATAGATGTCCAATTGAGATCAAGTAGTAAAATCTATGGTCAAACCGGAGCTAAATTAATACTAGTAAAAAGATTTATGTTTAAGTTACCTGAACTCCTAAACTTGTTTTATAGCCTAATAGGAATCCAAGTGGGAGGCCAATGACATAGTAGCAAGCCAAATTAATGTATGCCACTAGAGCTTGCCATCCTCCTCCAACAGCAACACcttcaatattaaaaacaatcTAATTTATTCTTTGAGTTTGTACCTAAAGTTGCACGTACTCTTCACTTTTTGATTGCGTGGATTCTTCAACAATACTCTACATATCGAGAATCCGACACACATCCATTGACattttttgaagagtccgagcaacatataTTCGTACCAAATAGTACGCACATCAACTGATGTGTGTGTGGATAAGAATTTTGGTACCTGATATAACTGGCTGAACACTATTAAGCAGCATTGTAACAGCAAGAAGATATGCCAACTTAGAAACAGCTTTTTGCATTTTCTCACTACTTGTGAAAAGCAATGCAAAATGGTCCTTTGTTAATATGATTAGTACCATGCAGAATATCCCAATCATGAGAGATTCAGCTACTGTGACGAATACGGAATACTTTGCAGCCCTAGGATGGCCTGATCCAAGCTCATTGGAAACGCGAACACTGAAATATCAACAAATGAAAACAACCGTTAGCAGTTACACTAATCGCAAGAGTTTTAACTTTTGTGCACTGACAATTGCCTTCTATAACTAGTAGAGTAGTAGTATACCTTATTGCTGCATTAATTCCAATGAACAACATGCCTTCCCATCCATTAAGATTCATACTGAAACAATGAATAAAGAATCTAAGTTTGAAAGCAGAACAATTGTGAACACATTGTAAAGGGTAAGTGCATATTTGCAAGATTGTACCAGATAGAAAGAGATCCAACAGCGATGACAGGATCCTCGAGATGACCAGTTAGAACAATTATAGTCATAAAATACCAAATTTCCAAGCAAATCATCACTGCTGATGCAACAGAAAGCTTTACGAAGGGCCAAAGATCCTTCAAGGCCAACCAAGACAACCCCTTCCAACTATCTTTGCACCAGCCAACAATATAAACCACTTGAGCCAGTGCAATAGCCCAAGCAGAAACATCATAGGCTGCAGCAGCACCAGTAACGCCCCATCGGAAAACTTTGATAAAAAGAAAGAGCACCCCGATATGCATGGCTAAAGCCATGAACCCAACCCATGCCAGGATCGTGACATTGCTTTGTGCTTGCAAGAACTTTTGGGTTGGGAAGTTGATAGCCAGGGAGAACATTTGAGGTATGATTTGTATCGAAAACTTTCCAGCTAACTCTGCTATGTCATCTCTTTGGCCTAACAACTTCAGTATCGGCGTGGAGAAGATGTAGAGTGGCATTATGCAGAAGCAAGACGCAACAAGTATTATCCATGACCTTTGCAAGTACACTCCTAACAATTCTATTTGGCCTGCACCAAATGCTTGTCCGCAAAGTGTCTCAAGTGCACTACCCATGCCTAACTGATAATccatcaaaaaaaaagaagataaaaaaattagaacacTAACACAACCAATAACCTAAAAGCATGCTTATTCTAACCTTTTAAAGACTTCATATCATTTGACAATCAAAAATCCTAGTTCTGTTTCATAATAAACTATCTGTGATCTATAGTCATAAGTCTCATCAAAGAGTCTGACAAAATCCAACATATCTTTGATGTATTACATTTTACAATCGACGACAAGTTGGGGTCGGCTAAATGAATACTCAGTGCCAATATAACATGATATTAAAAAGAACAGAACTTTGAGAGAATAAGGAAGAACAAAAAAGAACCTAACCAAGAATCCGAATGAGAAATTTGCTATAACCGATAAAGAAATGGCAACGGCAGAGAGTTCTACATCACCAATATGTCCAACAAATATACTTGTGAAAGAATTAATCCCATAATTACACAGAATATTAAAGGCTATGGGACCTGCAATAGTCCATAACTTCCCAGATTCCATGCTAACCAAGTTCTTCAAATCTTGAAATCCTTGCACTGGCGGATAATCCGCCAACATGGTAGATGGAGCAGAGTGTAACTCAGTCGGCTCCATAGACGAGGAGCCCCCATATATCGGCACCTCCCCACCCGAACCGCCAGGTGTCTCCATTTCCAAGGTAACAAACTTCTTTGATGAGAGTGCAGAGTTGTCTACCTCTGCTCTCTTTTGACCATATTCTTTACCCCCCTCAATCTTTACACTCtttcgaaaaaaataattttgggaaaattttGTTACTAAAGTTGACAAGTTAGGAAAACATTTCTCCTTTTTCTGTTGCTTGTTTGTGTGAGTGTATATGGTCTTTCTTGTTTCAATTTCTGTTATATTATTTAGCTACAAAAGAGGAAAGTATTGACAAGTGGttagttgttattgttgtagtcAAGACAGTTATGTAAATTAAACTGAGGAAAGTAAAGTGTGGTTATAATTGGGCAGGTACAAACGTTACactcatttataaaatataaaattaactctCCAATTAAATTAGGTAGAGAGTATATTCTTATTAGTCATTTGGTTTATCATACTAAAAGAAATAATCTCAgtattaaataatgttttaatgttttatattatACCCCTATATCTCATTTTAAGTTCACTATACGAAATatctacaaataaaaatatatccaCTAAATGATTCcgtcattataattttttatattttcaactaTTGTCTCATTCTAAGGTTAGGATGCCTCTCCTATAACCCTATGCAAGTCACGATTTTCATTAAGGAgttcaaaatatgaagaagtaaaCATAAAAAGAAGTTAAAGGGTTCAATGTAAATATAAGTCTACTATATATAcgtaaaagataattttaaccATACATCAATAGTGTAATTTACTAGCTCCACCCCGCACCTCAGACCCATTCATACAATTCTGCAAAGTAAAATGTTCTGTTTTGTTTTGCTTTTGTTCTTTGcactttattaaaaaaaggtgACAATTTTTAAGCAAAGTAAACAAGattttctatattcatgaaataCATTTTACAAAATACCATGATGAGCATTTTGCTACTAATTCTCAGTGGGATTTTTGAAGACAACAAAAAGGAACTCTAAATTTAATGAAGCTGGGGAAAATCAACTTGCATATTAGTTGAGATTTGAGAAGCAGACCTAAAGTGAAGCTTGAGAgttttttgaatatattgaaTGTTGAGGATTATAACCCGAGCTGAAACCTCCGTCTCGTGATGTCCCATTACTTGAATCAACTCCTACCCCATGGAATGATTCGCCAGATACTAATGCTTGGAGCAGCTTAGGAGGTTGAGGCATTGTCACCTCGACTACTCCTTCCAACATTTTCACCACCATTCCCATGGAAGGCCTCGTTGATTCATCATCTTGAATGCACCAAATCGCTATCAATCCCACACGTTCTGCCTCTGTGAGATTGTATGTTCCATGTAGTCTTTCATCCATGACTGCAGCAATGTTTCCTTCTACTATTTGGCGTGCTGCCCATGGTGGGAAAAACCACTTCTCCTCTGTGCCGCCCTCTTCACCTTTAGCTGAAGGTGGTGACTCTACATTGCGTCGACCACCTATCAGTTCCAATAATGTCATGCCATAGCTATATACATCAGCTTTCGTAGTGATCGCTAAACCAGAGATCCACTCGGGTGCAACATAGCCCCAGGTACCCCTCATGGTTGCCAACACTCTACTAAAGTCCCTACCAAGGAGCTTTGCAAGTCCAAAATCAGAAACCTTTGCTGAAAAATCTTCATCTAGCAGAATATTCTCTGGTTTAATGTCACAATGTATTATACAATTGCGACACTCTTCGTGTAAATAAGTGATACCTCTTGCTGTCCCTACAGCAATTCGGAATCTAACATCCCAACTTAGATTCTGACCATCTCTCCTTAAATATGCGCTAAGAGGACCCTTTGACATGTACTCATAAACAAGAAGCCTATGAGAATTTTCAGTGCAAAATCCCCTCAATCTCACTAAATTAACATGCTGAATGTTCCCTATTGTGCATACCTCAGCTCGGAATTCCTTTTCACCGCCACCAGCTCTTTCAAGTCTCTTCACAGCTACGAGTGAAGAATCTGATAGCTCCCCTAGGAACACGGTTCCAAAACCACCATGACCAAGCTTCTCTGAGAATCCCTTTGTTGCAGCACTAAGCTCTTTGTATGAAAATACCTTCAAATTCATTATAGGAAATACATCTTCCTCATCTTTTTTCGTCCTCCTTACTCTTCTCCTCCTAAATAGCAAGAAAGTCCCAATCCCAACTGACAGAATTACCACAAATCCACAGATCATTTCGATCACAAGTAATCTGACTTGAATCTGATTCTTTCGAGTATTTCCTCCTCCTTGAACTCTAACAAATAGCTTATCCTCAACAGTGCCATCAGAAGTAAGATTCCTAAGATTGAGCAATGACCCATATAAACTCTTGCACAAATTAGT comes from Solanum pennellii chromosome 1, SPENNV200 and encodes:
- the LOC107008337 gene encoding protein DETOXIFICATION 34; translated protein: METPGGSGGEVPIYGGSSSMEPTELHSAPSTMLADYPPVQGFQDLKNLVSMESGKLWTIAGPIAFNILCNYGINSFTSIFVGHIGDVELSAVAISLSVIANFSFGFLLGMGSALETLCGQAFGAGQIELLGVYLQRSWIILVASCFCIMPLYIFSTPILKLLGQRDDIAELAGKFSIQIIPQMFSLAINFPTQKFLQAQSNVTILAWVGFMALAMHIGVLFLFIKVFRWGVTGAAAAYDVSAWAIALAQVVYIVGWCKDSWKGLSWLALKDLWPFVKLSVASAVMICLEIWYFMTIIVLTGHLEDPVIAVGSLSICMNLNGWEGMLFIGINAAISVRVSNELGSGHPRAAKYSVFVTVAESLMIGIFCMVLIILTKDHFALLFTSSEKMQKAVSKLAYLLAVTMLLNSVQPVISGVAVGGGWQALVAYINLACYYVIGLPLGFLLGYKTSLGVQGIWMGMIFGTFLQTIILCVIVYKTNWNEEVAQASERMKKWSGISEESDIK
- the LOC107008336 gene encoding G-type lectin S-receptor-like serine/threonine-protein kinase SD2-2 is translated as MIPQKVILMLLIIIISMAFEVSSETAKSRMQNVTTEESFSAERKLGSLKRSIKFESLNKSRVLLSGNFTVLSENKTFEVGFFKTNDESKWYLGIWFASIPTPTYVWVANREKPIKNPFLATLEISEDGRLVLKEGSRTIVWETTNLEKASDVKLLDQGNLVLVSNEGVLVWESFDFPTDTWLPGMNLTAKKWLTSWRSTNDPSPGRYSLRLQPHSYGEIVLFYNGTYPYWSTGKWSENAFVDVPEMTVPYIYKFNFESPFTPMASFGYSEVTLEDGTPPPLTRFMVDFTGQVKQFTWIQQAQSWNMFWSQPENMCGTYGLCGNLGFCNSKSLNPCKCLPGFTPLDGDSWDAGDFSGGCRRESNEVCGENDRFEEVGMVGYDGARVVSVSGTRNECERECLGNCSCIGLYHNERTNLCKSLYGSLLNLRNLTSDGTVEDKLFVRVQGGGNTRKNQIQVRLLVIEMICGFVVILSVGIGTFLLFRRRRVRRTKKDEEDVFPIMNLKVFSYKELSAATKGFSEKLGHGGFGTVFLGELSDSSLVAVKRLERAGGGEKEFRAEVCTIGNIQHVNLVRLRGFCTENSHRLLVYEYMSKGPLSAYLRRDGQNLSWDVRFRIAVGTARGITYLHEECRNCIIHCDIKPENILLDEDFSAKVSDFGLAKLLGRDFSRVLATMRGTWGYVAPEWISGLAITTKADVYSYGMTLLELIGGRRNVESPPSAKGEEGGTEEKWFFPPWAARQIVEGNIAAVMDERLHGTYNLTEAERVGLIAIWCIQDDESTRPSMGMVVKMLEGVVEVTMPQPPKLLQALVSGESFHGVGVDSSNGTSRDGGFSSGYNPQHSIYSKNSQASL